The following coding sequences lie in one Oryctolagus cuniculus chromosome 7, mOryCun1.1, whole genome shotgun sequence genomic window:
- the RAB42 gene encoding ras-related protein Rab-42: protein MEAEGCRYQFRIALLGDAAVGKTSLLRCYVAGAPGAPEPEAEPEPTVGVDFYRRALQLRAGPRVKLQLWDTAGHERFRCITRSFYRNVVGVLLVFDVTNRKSFEHIRDWHQDVMATQGPDKAIFLLIGHKSDLQSARCVSTQEAQELAASLGVAFMETSARNCCNVELAFDTLADAIQQALQQGDIKLQEDWGGIRLIHKAQSPRSPSRKHHPGPCQC, encoded by the exons ATGGAGGCCGAGGGCTGCCGCTATCAGTTTCGGATCGCGCTGCTGGGGGACGCGGCGGTGGGCAAGACCTCGCTGCTGCGGTGCTACGTAGCGGGCGCGCCGGGTGCCCCGGAGCCCGAGGCCGAGCCCGAGCCCACGGTGGGCGTCGACTTCTACCGCCGCGCGCTGCAGCTGCGGGCCGGGCCGCGCGTGAAGCTGCAGCTCTGGGACACTGCGGGCCATGAGCGCTTCAG gtgcatcaccAGGTCCTTTTACCGGAACGTGGTGGGTGTCCTGCTGGTCTTTGATGTGACGAACAGGAAGTCCTTCGAACACATCCGAGACTGGCACCAGGATGTCATGGCCACTCAGGGCCCCGACAAGGCTATCTTCCTGCTGATTGGCCACAAGAGTGACCTGCAGAGCGCCCGCTGTGTCTCCacccaggaggcccaggagctggctgcctccctgggcgtGGCCTTCATGGAGACCTCAGCCAGGAACTGCTGCAACGTGGAGCTGGCCTTTGACACCCTCGCGGACGCCATCCAGCAGGCCCTGCAGCAAGGGGACATCAAGCTACAGGAGGACTGGGGGGGTATCCGGCTCATCCACAAGGCCCAGAGTCCCAGGTCCCCCAGCAGGAAGCACCACCCAGGCCCATGCCAGTGCTGA
- the TRNAU1AP gene encoding tRNA selenocysteine 1-associated protein 1 isoform X1, with amino-acid sequence MAASLWMGDLEPYMDENFISRAFATMGETVMSVKIIRNRLTGYISFPLLSRLRGGRPPGALAAPREAVTLARITFCGLVEWKDNRAPADETLLRDLGIPAGYCFVEFADLATAEKCLHKINGKPLPGATPAKRFKLNYATYGKQPDNSPEYSLFVGDLTADVDDGMLYEFFVKVYPSCRGGKVVLDQTGVSKGYGFVKFTDELEQKRALTECQGAVGLGSKPVRLSVAIPKASRVKPMEYSQMYSYSYNQYYQQYQNYYAQWGYDQNTGSYSYSYPQYGYTQSTMQTYEEVGDDALEDPMPQLDVTEANKEFMEQSEELYDALMDCHWQPLDTVSSEIPAMM; translated from the exons ATGGCCGCCAGCCTATGGATGGGAGAC CTGGAGCCCTACATGGATGAGAACTTCATCTCCAGAGCCTTCGCCACCATGGGGGAGACCGTGATGAGCGTCAAAATTATCCGCAACCGCCTCACTGGGTAcatctccttccctctgctcAGTCGATTGCGCGGCGGCCGTCCTCCGGGAGCCCTCGCCGCCCCTCGCGAGGCGGTGACGCTAGCAAGGATAACATTTTGCGGGCTCGTGGAGTGGAAGGATAATAGAGCGCCCGCAGACGAGACTCTGTTACGTGATCTTGG GATTCCAGCGGGCTACTGCTTTGTAGAGTTCGCAGATTTGGCTACAGCAGAGAAGTGTTTGcataaaattaatggaaaacCCCTTCCAGGAGCCACGCCT gcAAAACGTTTTAAATTGAACTATGCCACTTATGGGAAACAACCAGATAACAG TCCTGAATACTCCCTTTTCGTGGGGGACTTGACTGCAGACGTGGATGACGGCATGCTGTACGAATTCTTCGTCAAAGTCTACCCCTCTTGTCGAGGAGGCAAGGTGGTTTTAGACCAGACGGGCGTGTCTAA GGGTTACGGATTCGTGAAATTCACAGATGAACTTGAACAGAAGCGAGCCCTGACAGAGTGCCAGGGAGCAGTAGGACTGGGGTCTAAACCTGTGCGGCTGAGCGTGGCCATCCCCAAAGC gaGCCGTGTAAAACCAATGGAATATAGCCAGATGTACAGTTACAGCTACAACCAGTATTATCAGCAATACCAGAACTACTATGCCCAGTGGGGCTATGACCAGAACACGGGCAGCTACAGCTACAGTTACCCCCAGTATGGCTACACCCAGAGCACCATGCAG ACATATGAAGAAGTCGGAGATGATGCACTGGAAG ACCCCATGCCACAGCTGGATGTGACAGAGGCCAACAAGGAGTTCATGGAGCAGAGTGAGGAACTGTATGACGCACTAATGGACTGTCACTGGCAGCCTCTGGACACGGTGTCTTCAGAGATCCCCGCCATGATGTAG
- the TRNAU1AP gene encoding tRNA selenocysteine 1-associated protein 1 isoform X5, producing the protein MAASLWMGDLEPYMDENFISRAFATMGETVMSVKIIRNRLTGIPAGYCFVEFADLATAEKCLHKINGKPLPGATPAKRFKLNYATYGKQPDNSPEYSLFVGDLTADVDDGMLYEFFVKVYPSCRGGKVVLDQTGVSKGYGFVKFTDELEQKRALTECQGAVGLGSKPVRLSVAIPKASRVKPMEYSQMYSYSYNQYYQQYQNYYAQWGYDQNTGSYSYSYPQYGYTQSTMQTYEEVGDDALEDPMPQLDVTEANKEFMEQSEELYDALMDCHWQPLDTVSSEIPAMM; encoded by the exons ATGGCCGCCAGCCTATGGATGGGAGAC CTGGAGCCCTACATGGATGAGAACTTCATCTCCAGAGCCTTCGCCACCATGGGGGAGACCGTGATGAGCGTCAAAATTATCCGCAACCGCCTCACTGG GATTCCAGCGGGCTACTGCTTTGTAGAGTTCGCAGATTTGGCTACAGCAGAGAAGTGTTTGcataaaattaatggaaaacCCCTTCCAGGAGCCACGCCT gcAAAACGTTTTAAATTGAACTATGCCACTTATGGGAAACAACCAGATAACAG TCCTGAATACTCCCTTTTCGTGGGGGACTTGACTGCAGACGTGGATGACGGCATGCTGTACGAATTCTTCGTCAAAGTCTACCCCTCTTGTCGAGGAGGCAAGGTGGTTTTAGACCAGACGGGCGTGTCTAA GGGTTACGGATTCGTGAAATTCACAGATGAACTTGAACAGAAGCGAGCCCTGACAGAGTGCCAGGGAGCAGTAGGACTGGGGTCTAAACCTGTGCGGCTGAGCGTGGCCATCCCCAAAGC gaGCCGTGTAAAACCAATGGAATATAGCCAGATGTACAGTTACAGCTACAACCAGTATTATCAGCAATACCAGAACTACTATGCCCAGTGGGGCTATGACCAGAACACGGGCAGCTACAGCTACAGTTACCCCCAGTATGGCTACACCCAGAGCACCATGCAG ACATATGAAGAAGTCGGAGATGATGCACTGGAAG ACCCCATGCCACAGCTGGATGTGACAGAGGCCAACAAGGAGTTCATGGAGCAGAGTGAGGAACTGTATGACGCACTAATGGACTGTCACTGGCAGCCTCTGGACACGGTGTCTTCAGAGATCCCCGCCATGATGTAG
- the TRNAU1AP gene encoding tRNA selenocysteine 1-associated protein 1 isoform X4 encodes MRPDACRGGSERAQKASESEALERSLQRRAAPARACEALEVAPLVWPWPPAYGWETIPAGYCFVEFADLATAEKCLHKINGKPLPGATPAKRFKLNYATYGKQPDNSPEYSLFVGDLTADVDDGMLYEFFVKVYPSCRGGKVVLDQTGVSKGYGFVKFTDELEQKRALTECQGAVGLGSKPVRLSVAIPKASRVKPMEYSQMYSYSYNQYYQQYQNYYAQWGYDQNTGSYSYSYPQYGYTQSTMQTYEEVGDDALEDPMPQLDVTEANKEFMEQSEELYDALMDCHWQPLDTVSSEIPAMM; translated from the exons ATGCGTCCAGACGCCTGTCGCGGAGGTTCGGAGCGTGCGCAGAAGGCGTCCGAGTCTGAAGCTCTGGAGCGGTCACTCCAGCGCCGAGCGGCGCCCGCGAGGGCCTGTGAGGCCCTCGAAGTCGCTCCTCTGGTGTGGCCATGGCCGCCAGCCTATGGATGGGAGAC GATTCCAGCGGGCTACTGCTTTGTAGAGTTCGCAGATTTGGCTACAGCAGAGAAGTGTTTGcataaaattaatggaaaacCCCTTCCAGGAGCCACGCCT gcAAAACGTTTTAAATTGAACTATGCCACTTATGGGAAACAACCAGATAACAG TCCTGAATACTCCCTTTTCGTGGGGGACTTGACTGCAGACGTGGATGACGGCATGCTGTACGAATTCTTCGTCAAAGTCTACCCCTCTTGTCGAGGAGGCAAGGTGGTTTTAGACCAGACGGGCGTGTCTAA GGGTTACGGATTCGTGAAATTCACAGATGAACTTGAACAGAAGCGAGCCCTGACAGAGTGCCAGGGAGCAGTAGGACTGGGGTCTAAACCTGTGCGGCTGAGCGTGGCCATCCCCAAAGC gaGCCGTGTAAAACCAATGGAATATAGCCAGATGTACAGTTACAGCTACAACCAGTATTATCAGCAATACCAGAACTACTATGCCCAGTGGGGCTATGACCAGAACACGGGCAGCTACAGCTACAGTTACCCCCAGTATGGCTACACCCAGAGCACCATGCAG ACATATGAAGAAGTCGGAGATGATGCACTGGAAG ACCCCATGCCACAGCTGGATGTGACAGAGGCCAACAAGGAGTTCATGGAGCAGAGTGAGGAACTGTATGACGCACTAATGGACTGTCACTGGCAGCCTCTGGACACGGTGTCTTCAGAGATCCCCGCCATGATGTAG
- the TRNAU1AP gene encoding tRNA selenocysteine 1-associated protein 1 isoform X9 codes for MAASLWMGDAKRFKLNYATYGKQPDNSPEYSLFVGDLTADVDDGMLYEFFVKVYPSCRGGKVVLDQTGVSKGYGFVKFTDELEQKRALTECQGAVGLGSKPVRLSVAIPKASRVKPMEYSQMYSYSYNQYYQQYQNYYAQWGYDQNTGSYSYSYPQYGYTQSTMQTYEEVGDDALEDPMPQLDVTEANKEFMEQSEELYDALMDCHWQPLDTVSSEIPAMM; via the exons ATGGCCGCCAGCCTATGGATGGGAGAC gcAAAACGTTTTAAATTGAACTATGCCACTTATGGGAAACAACCAGATAACAG TCCTGAATACTCCCTTTTCGTGGGGGACTTGACTGCAGACGTGGATGACGGCATGCTGTACGAATTCTTCGTCAAAGTCTACCCCTCTTGTCGAGGAGGCAAGGTGGTTTTAGACCAGACGGGCGTGTCTAA GGGTTACGGATTCGTGAAATTCACAGATGAACTTGAACAGAAGCGAGCCCTGACAGAGTGCCAGGGAGCAGTAGGACTGGGGTCTAAACCTGTGCGGCTGAGCGTGGCCATCCCCAAAGC gaGCCGTGTAAAACCAATGGAATATAGCCAGATGTACAGTTACAGCTACAACCAGTATTATCAGCAATACCAGAACTACTATGCCCAGTGGGGCTATGACCAGAACACGGGCAGCTACAGCTACAGTTACCCCCAGTATGGCTACACCCAGAGCACCATGCAG ACATATGAAGAAGTCGGAGATGATGCACTGGAAG ACCCCATGCCACAGCTGGATGTGACAGAGGCCAACAAGGAGTTCATGGAGCAGAGTGAGGAACTGTATGACGCACTAATGGACTGTCACTGGCAGCCTCTGGACACGGTGTCTTCAGAGATCCCCGCCATGATGTAG
- the TRNAU1AP gene encoding tRNA selenocysteine 1-associated protein 1 isoform X7: MAASLWMGDLEPYMDENFISRAFATMGETVMSVKIIRNRLTGYISFPLLSRLRGGRPPGALAAPREAVTLARITFCGLVEWKDNRAPADETLLRDLGIPAGYCFVEFADLATAEKCLHKINGKPLPGATPAKRFKLNYATYGKQPDNSPEYSLFVGDLTADVDDGMLYEFFVKVYPSCRGGKVVLDQTGVSKGYGFVKFTDELEQKRALTECQGAVGLGSKPVRLSVAIPKAPHATAGCDRGQQGVHGAE; encoded by the exons ATGGCCGCCAGCCTATGGATGGGAGAC CTGGAGCCCTACATGGATGAGAACTTCATCTCCAGAGCCTTCGCCACCATGGGGGAGACCGTGATGAGCGTCAAAATTATCCGCAACCGCCTCACTGGGTAcatctccttccctctgctcAGTCGATTGCGCGGCGGCCGTCCTCCGGGAGCCCTCGCCGCCCCTCGCGAGGCGGTGACGCTAGCAAGGATAACATTTTGCGGGCTCGTGGAGTGGAAGGATAATAGAGCGCCCGCAGACGAGACTCTGTTACGTGATCTTGG GATTCCAGCGGGCTACTGCTTTGTAGAGTTCGCAGATTTGGCTACAGCAGAGAAGTGTTTGcataaaattaatggaaaacCCCTTCCAGGAGCCACGCCT gcAAAACGTTTTAAATTGAACTATGCCACTTATGGGAAACAACCAGATAACAG TCCTGAATACTCCCTTTTCGTGGGGGACTTGACTGCAGACGTGGATGACGGCATGCTGTACGAATTCTTCGTCAAAGTCTACCCCTCTTGTCGAGGAGGCAAGGTGGTTTTAGACCAGACGGGCGTGTCTAA GGGTTACGGATTCGTGAAATTCACAGATGAACTTGAACAGAAGCGAGCCCTGACAGAGTGCCAGGGAGCAGTAGGACTGGGGTCTAAACCTGTGCGGCTGAGCGTGGCCATCCCCAAAGC ACCCCATGCCACAGCTGGATGTGACAGAGGCCAACAAGGAGTTCATGGAGCAGAGTGA
- the TRNAU1AP gene encoding tRNA selenocysteine 1-associated protein 1 isoform X2, producing MAASLWMGDLEPYMDENFISRAFATMGETVMSVKIIRNRLTGYISFPLLSRLRGGRPPGALAAPREAVTLARITFCGLVEWKDNRAPADETLLRDLGIPAGYCFVEFADLATAEKCLHKINGKPLPGATPAKRFKLNYATYGKQPDNSPEYSLFVGDLTADVDDGMLYEFFVKVYPSCRGGKVVLDQTGVSKGYGFVKFTDELEQKRALTECQGAVGLGSKPVRLSVAIPKASRVKPMEYSQMYSYSYNQYYQQYQNYYAQWGYDQNTGSYSYSYPQYGYTQSTMQTYEEVGDDALEGAHHQESRIRSRGGTQTQASSMDVGIPSSILTTVPDTFLLPLF from the exons ATGGCCGCCAGCCTATGGATGGGAGAC CTGGAGCCCTACATGGATGAGAACTTCATCTCCAGAGCCTTCGCCACCATGGGGGAGACCGTGATGAGCGTCAAAATTATCCGCAACCGCCTCACTGGGTAcatctccttccctctgctcAGTCGATTGCGCGGCGGCCGTCCTCCGGGAGCCCTCGCCGCCCCTCGCGAGGCGGTGACGCTAGCAAGGATAACATTTTGCGGGCTCGTGGAGTGGAAGGATAATAGAGCGCCCGCAGACGAGACTCTGTTACGTGATCTTGG GATTCCAGCGGGCTACTGCTTTGTAGAGTTCGCAGATTTGGCTACAGCAGAGAAGTGTTTGcataaaattaatggaaaacCCCTTCCAGGAGCCACGCCT gcAAAACGTTTTAAATTGAACTATGCCACTTATGGGAAACAACCAGATAACAG TCCTGAATACTCCCTTTTCGTGGGGGACTTGACTGCAGACGTGGATGACGGCATGCTGTACGAATTCTTCGTCAAAGTCTACCCCTCTTGTCGAGGAGGCAAGGTGGTTTTAGACCAGACGGGCGTGTCTAA GGGTTACGGATTCGTGAAATTCACAGATGAACTTGAACAGAAGCGAGCCCTGACAGAGTGCCAGGGAGCAGTAGGACTGGGGTCTAAACCTGTGCGGCTGAGCGTGGCCATCCCCAAAGC gaGCCGTGTAAAACCAATGGAATATAGCCAGATGTACAGTTACAGCTACAACCAGTATTATCAGCAATACCAGAACTACTATGCCCAGTGGGGCTATGACCAGAACACGGGCAGCTACAGCTACAGTTACCCCCAGTATGGCTACACCCAGAGCACCATGCAG ACATATGAAGAAGTCGGAGATGATGCACTGGAAG gtgcacaccaccaggaatctagaatcaggagcagaggagggactcaaacacaggcatccagtatggatgtaggcatcccaagcagcatcttaaccactgtgccagacacctTCCTCCTTCcgctcttctga
- the TRNAU1AP gene encoding tRNA selenocysteine 1-associated protein 1 isoform X3 — translation MAASLWMGDLEPYMDENFISRAFATMGETVMSVKIIRNRLTGYISFPLLSRLRGGRPPGALAAPREAVTLARITFCGLVEWKDNRAPADETLLRDLGIPAGYCFVEFADLATAEKCLHKINGKPLPGATPAKRFKLNYATYGKQPDNSPEYSLFVGDLTADVDDGMLYEFFVKVYPSCRGGKVVLDQTGVSKGYGFVKFTDELEQKRALTECQGAVGLGSKPVRLSVAIPKASRVKPMEYSQMYSYSYNQYYQQYQNYYAQWGYDQNTGSYSYSYPQYGYTQSTMQEAVMALHSLLCLLADI, via the exons ATGGCCGCCAGCCTATGGATGGGAGAC CTGGAGCCCTACATGGATGAGAACTTCATCTCCAGAGCCTTCGCCACCATGGGGGAGACCGTGATGAGCGTCAAAATTATCCGCAACCGCCTCACTGGGTAcatctccttccctctgctcAGTCGATTGCGCGGCGGCCGTCCTCCGGGAGCCCTCGCCGCCCCTCGCGAGGCGGTGACGCTAGCAAGGATAACATTTTGCGGGCTCGTGGAGTGGAAGGATAATAGAGCGCCCGCAGACGAGACTCTGTTACGTGATCTTGG GATTCCAGCGGGCTACTGCTTTGTAGAGTTCGCAGATTTGGCTACAGCAGAGAAGTGTTTGcataaaattaatggaaaacCCCTTCCAGGAGCCACGCCT gcAAAACGTTTTAAATTGAACTATGCCACTTATGGGAAACAACCAGATAACAG TCCTGAATACTCCCTTTTCGTGGGGGACTTGACTGCAGACGTGGATGACGGCATGCTGTACGAATTCTTCGTCAAAGTCTACCCCTCTTGTCGAGGAGGCAAGGTGGTTTTAGACCAGACGGGCGTGTCTAA GGGTTACGGATTCGTGAAATTCACAGATGAACTTGAACAGAAGCGAGCCCTGACAGAGTGCCAGGGAGCAGTAGGACTGGGGTCTAAACCTGTGCGGCTGAGCGTGGCCATCCCCAAAGC gaGCCGTGTAAAACCAATGGAATATAGCCAGATGTACAGTTACAGCTACAACCAGTATTATCAGCAATACCAGAACTACTATGCCCAGTGGGGCTATGACCAGAACACGGGCAGCTACAGCTACAGTTACCCCCAGTATGGCTACACCCAGAGCACCATGCAG GAAGCTGTCATGGCTCTTCACTcacttctctgtctcttggcAGACATATGA
- the TRNAU1AP gene encoding tRNA selenocysteine 1-associated protein 1 isoform X6: MRPDACRGGSERAQKASESEALERSLQRRAAPARACEALEVAPLVWPWPPAYGWETIPAGYCFVEFADLATAEKCLHKINGKPLPGATPAKRFKLNYATYGKQPDNSPEYSLFVGDLTADVDDGMLYEFFVKVYPSCRGGKVVLDQTGVSKGYGFVKFTDELEQKRALTECQGAVGLGSKPVRLSVAIPKASRVKPMEYSQMYSYSYNQYYQQYQNYYAQWGYDQNTGSYSYSYPQYGYTQSTMQEAVMALHSLLCLLADI; the protein is encoded by the exons ATGCGTCCAGACGCCTGTCGCGGAGGTTCGGAGCGTGCGCAGAAGGCGTCCGAGTCTGAAGCTCTGGAGCGGTCACTCCAGCGCCGAGCGGCGCCCGCGAGGGCCTGTGAGGCCCTCGAAGTCGCTCCTCTGGTGTGGCCATGGCCGCCAGCCTATGGATGGGAGAC GATTCCAGCGGGCTACTGCTTTGTAGAGTTCGCAGATTTGGCTACAGCAGAGAAGTGTTTGcataaaattaatggaaaacCCCTTCCAGGAGCCACGCCT gcAAAACGTTTTAAATTGAACTATGCCACTTATGGGAAACAACCAGATAACAG TCCTGAATACTCCCTTTTCGTGGGGGACTTGACTGCAGACGTGGATGACGGCATGCTGTACGAATTCTTCGTCAAAGTCTACCCCTCTTGTCGAGGAGGCAAGGTGGTTTTAGACCAGACGGGCGTGTCTAA GGGTTACGGATTCGTGAAATTCACAGATGAACTTGAACAGAAGCGAGCCCTGACAGAGTGCCAGGGAGCAGTAGGACTGGGGTCTAAACCTGTGCGGCTGAGCGTGGCCATCCCCAAAGC gaGCCGTGTAAAACCAATGGAATATAGCCAGATGTACAGTTACAGCTACAACCAGTATTATCAGCAATACCAGAACTACTATGCCCAGTGGGGCTATGACCAGAACACGGGCAGCTACAGCTACAGTTACCCCCAGTATGGCTACACCCAGAGCACCATGCAG GAAGCTGTCATGGCTCTTCACTcacttctctgtctcttggcAGACATATGA
- the TRNAU1AP gene encoding tRNA selenocysteine 1-associated protein 1 isoform X8 — MAASLWMGDLEPYMDENFISRAFATMGETVMSVKIIRNRLTGIPAGYCFVEFADLATAEKCLHKINGKPLPGATPAKRFKLNYATYGKQPDNSPEYSLFVGDLTADVDDGMLYEFFVKVYPSCRGGKVVLDQTGVSKGYGFVKFTDELEQKRALTECQGAVGLGSKPVRLSVAIPKASRVKPMEYSQMYSYSYNQYYQQYQNYYAQWGYDQNTGSYSYSYPQYGYTQSTMQEAVMALHSLLCLLADI; from the exons ATGGCCGCCAGCCTATGGATGGGAGAC CTGGAGCCCTACATGGATGAGAACTTCATCTCCAGAGCCTTCGCCACCATGGGGGAGACCGTGATGAGCGTCAAAATTATCCGCAACCGCCTCACTGG GATTCCAGCGGGCTACTGCTTTGTAGAGTTCGCAGATTTGGCTACAGCAGAGAAGTGTTTGcataaaattaatggaaaacCCCTTCCAGGAGCCACGCCT gcAAAACGTTTTAAATTGAACTATGCCACTTATGGGAAACAACCAGATAACAG TCCTGAATACTCCCTTTTCGTGGGGGACTTGACTGCAGACGTGGATGACGGCATGCTGTACGAATTCTTCGTCAAAGTCTACCCCTCTTGTCGAGGAGGCAAGGTGGTTTTAGACCAGACGGGCGTGTCTAA GGGTTACGGATTCGTGAAATTCACAGATGAACTTGAACAGAAGCGAGCCCTGACAGAGTGCCAGGGAGCAGTAGGACTGGGGTCTAAACCTGTGCGGCTGAGCGTGGCCATCCCCAAAGC gaGCCGTGTAAAACCAATGGAATATAGCCAGATGTACAGTTACAGCTACAACCAGTATTATCAGCAATACCAGAACTACTATGCCCAGTGGGGCTATGACCAGAACACGGGCAGCTACAGCTACAGTTACCCCCAGTATGGCTACACCCAGAGCACCATGCAG GAAGCTGTCATGGCTCTTCACTcacttctctgtctcttggcAGACATATGA